The genomic DNA GCCGCTGCGGCGCGCCCGAGTGCCGTCACACGATGCTGGCGCTGCCCAGGAAGGCCGCCGGGAAAAACGCGAAGAAGGCCGCGAAGCGCACCACCGGAAAAACCACCGAGACCGCGGCCAAGCCGGTGCAGGCCGCGCCGGCCGAGCCGCGCCACCCCGGCGTCGACGACCCGGCCTGAAGCAAGGTCTTTCGCGCCCCGCTGCCGGGCCCGGCGTACAATTCCCGCTGGATCGCAGTCCTTGCGATCCGTGTACGCGTCTTCAGGGCGGGGCGAAATTCCCCACCGGCGGTATGCACGAAGACGGTGTCGTCACCACGGCCCCGTCTGTCGCGCGAGCCCGCGAGCGCTTGCCGGCACCCCGCCGGCAAGGTCAGCAGACCTGGTGAGAAGCCAGGGCCGACGGTCAGAGTCCGGATGAGAGAAGACGAGCACGCGCGCCCGGCGCAGCGGCATCACCGCTGCTGCCATGCGCGCGTGCTTGCCATTGCCCTGGAACGTTTTTCGCCCTGACCTTTTGCGAGAGCGTTTCATGTCTGCTGTGTGTTTCCCCGATGTCTCCCCCACGGCCACCGCCGTCCCGCCCAATGCCGTCGCCACGCTGGATGCCCGTCCGTTCGCGGCGCGCCTGGCCCGCGCCCTGCACGACCTGCGCATCGGCCGTCCCGTCATCCTGCTGGACGACTTCGATCGCGAGAACGAGGCCGACCTGATCGTCGCGGCCGCCAAGCTCACCGTGCCCGTCATGGCCCAGCTGATCCGCGATGGCAGCGGCATCGTCTGCCTGTGCCTCACCGACGAAACCGTTGCCCAGCTGGACCTGCCGCCGATGGTGGCCAGGAACGACAGCCGTCACGGCACGGGCTTCACCGTCAGCATCGAGGCGCGTGCCGGTGTCAGCACCGGCGTGTCGGCGGCCGACCGCGTCACCACCATCCGCACGGCCATCGCCCCGCAGGCCCGGCCCGAGGATCTGGCGCGGCCCGGCCACGTCTTCCCGCTGCGCGCGCAGCCAGGCGGCGTGCTGGCGCGCCGCGGCCACACCGAAGGCTCCATCGAGCTGGCGGAACTGGCCGGCCTGGGCAGTTCCGCCGTGCTGTGCGAACTGATGAACCCCGACGGCACCATGATGCGCGGCGAGGCGCTGGACCGCTATGCGGCGCGCCAGGGCCTGGTGGCGCTGACCATCGCCGAGCTGGTCGCGCATCGCGAGGCGCTGGATGCCCAGGCGGAAGCCGGCGCGGACAGCGCCGCGCTGGCCTGGGGCGCGTAAAAAAACGAGGCCCTTCACAGGCCTCGTTGTTTCATTGAGCACGTCACACGGGCAGGCATTGCGTCATGCCTGCCCGTGAAACCCGGCCTCAGCCGCCCGCCGCGCCCGGCGCCGGCTTCTCGCCGAACTTGGTTTGCGCCATGGCTTCCAGGCAATCCTTGGCGTCGCCAACGACCACCTGCGCGGAGCAGGCCAGCATCAGGTTCAGGTTCAGGCCGAAATCCTCGACCGTGTAGCCCTGCAGGTCGCGGTGGCGCAGGTGTTCCGGGTCCCACTCGGCGCCGGCCTGGTCGACCAGCGTTTCCGCCACGTCGGTATAGGCCCACACGGTCTTGCCCAGCGCATGGCCGAAGCCCATCTCGAAGACGGTGCCCGAATCGGGCTCCGCGCCGCGGAAGGGATTCACGTTGGCCATGACGGTGTCGCACTGGCGGACCAGTTCCAGGTTCGCCTGGCAGATCCAGTGGGCGCGCTGCGGGCCT from Orrella dioscoreae includes the following:
- the ribB gene encoding 3,4-dihydroxy-2-butanone-4-phosphate synthase, producing the protein MSAVCFPDVSPTATAVPPNAVATLDARPFAARLARALHDLRIGRPVILLDDFDRENEADLIVAAAKLTVPVMAQLIRDGSGIVCLCLTDETVAQLDLPPMVARNDSRHGTGFTVSIEARAGVSTGVSAADRVTTIRTAIAPQARPEDLARPGHVFPLRAQPGGVLARRGHTEGSIELAELAGLGSSAVLCELMNPDGTMMRGEALDRYAARQGLVALTIAELVAHREALDAQAEAGADSAALAWGA
- a CDS encoding nucleoside 2-deoxyribosyltransferase, whose protein sequence is MKIYLAGFDVFRADAREYGERLKALCAQFGFEGVFPLDNEVPEGLEGPQRAHWICQANLELVRQCDTVMANVNPFRGAEPDSGTVFEMGFGHALGKTVWAYTDVAETLVDQAGAEWDPEHLRHRDLQGYTVEDFGLNLNLMLACSAQVVVGDAKDCLEAMAQTKFGEKPAPGAAGG